The following proteins are encoded in a genomic region of Gouania willdenowi chromosome 6, fGouWil2.1, whole genome shotgun sequence:
- the psma1 gene encoding proteasome subunit alpha type-1, which yields MFRNQYDNDVTVWSPQGRIHQIEYAMEAVKQGSATVGLKSKTHAVLVALKRAQSELAAHQKKILHVDNHVGISIAGLTADARLLCNFMRQECLDSRFVFDRPLPTSRLVSVVGSKTQIPTQRYGRRPYGVGLLIAGYDDMGPHIFQTCPSANYFDCKAMSIGARSQSARTYLERCMDKFSDCELNELVQHGLRALRETLPAEQDLTTKNVSVGIVGKDMEFTIYDDDDVASFLEGLEERPQRKVAQPADDPAAPGDAPDEPMEH from the exons GGGCGTATTCATCAGATCGAGTATGCAATGGAGGCAGTGAAGCAAGGCTCTGCCACTGTGGGACTTAAATCCAAAACCCACGCAGTCCTGGTAGCACTCAAG AGAGCTCAGTCTGAACTGGCTGCTCACCAGAAGAAGATCCTTCATGTGGACAATCATGTTGGCATCTCCATCGCTGGGCTGACTGCTGATGCCAGGCTCCTGTG TAATTTCATGCGTCAGGAGTGCCTGGATTCCAGGTTCGTCTTTGACCGGCCCCTCCCCACCTCTCGCCTGGTGTCTGTTGTTGGCAGCA AAACCCAAATTCCAACACAAAGGTATGGAAGACGTCCCTATGGAGTGGGACTGCTCATCGCTGGCTATGAT GACATGGGGCCTCACATCTTCCAGACTTGCCCATCAGCAAATTATTTTGACTGTAAAGCCATGTCTATCGGAGCGCGCTCACAGTCTGCACGCACCTACCTGGAAAGATGCATGGATAAGTTCTCAGACT GTGAACTGAATGAGCTGGTGCAACACGGCCTCCGCGCCCTCAGAGAAACTCTCCCAGCTGAGCAGGACCTCACCACCAAG AACGTTTCCGTTGGCATCGTGGGCAAAGACATGGAGTTCACCATTTACGACGACGATGATGTTGCTTCGTTCCTGGAAGGTCTGGAGGAGAGGCCCCAGAGAAAG GTTGCACAACCTGCAGATGACCCTGCTGCACCTGGAGACGCACCAGATGAGCCGATGGAGCACTGA